In Juglans regia cultivar Chandler chromosome 13, Walnut 2.0, whole genome shotgun sequence, the following proteins share a genomic window:
- the LOC109017516 gene encoding uncharacterized protein LOC109017516 produces the protein MTAAIRMLAYGVTADLMDEYIRIGESTARQSMKKFVKAIVSIFGGEYLRSPNSSDIVRLLDAGQRRGFPGMLGSIDCMHWKWKNCPTAWKGRAPPCNYTINGHEYTMGYYLADGIYPSWATLVKTIPSPQGNKKKHFAACQESTRKDVERAFGVLQGRFAIVRGPARFFRPEVLKDIMYACIILHNMIVEEERHLYLGAEQFIYEQTEETPNEPISRDNIPEFIEFIAQHHRIRDRSTHSQLQTDLIEHLWNIHGRT, from the exons ATGACTGCGGCAATTAGGATGCTAGCATATGGGGTCACCGCAGATCTAATGGACGAGTACATAAGAATCGGAGAAAGCACCGCACGgcaaagcatgaaaaaatttgttAAGGCAATTGTCTCAATTTTTGGGGGTGAGTATTTGAGATCTCCAAACAGCAGTGATATAGTGAGGTTACTAGATGCCGGACAAAGACGTGGATTTCCAGGTATGTTGGGTAGCATTGATTGTATGCATTGGAAATGGAAGAATTGTCCTACTGCATGGAAAG GTCGTGCTCCTCCGTGCAATTATACAATCAATGGTCATGAATATACAATGGGATATTATCTTGCAGATGGTATATATCCTTCGTGGGCAACATTAGTAAAAACAATTCCATCTCCTCAgggaaataagaaaaaacactTTGCCGCTTGCCAAGAGTCTACAAGGAAAGATGTCGAGCGTGCATTTGGAGTACTCCAAGGTAGATTTGCAATTGTGCGTGGACCTGCGAGGTTTTTTCGTCCTGAAGTACTAAAAGATATTATGTACGCATGCATTATCTTACATAATATGATCGTTGAAGAAGAGCGGCATCTATATCTTGGGGCTGAGCAATTTATTTATGAACAAACGGAAGAGACTCCAAATGAGCCAATTTCGCGTGATAATATACCTGAATTCATAGAGTTCATTGCACAACATCATCGAATTAGAGATAGAAGCACTCATAGTCAACTCCAGACCGACCTTATCGAGCATTTATGGAATATTCATGGTCGTACGTAA
- the LOC118344219 gene encoding glutathione S-transferase T3-like, with translation MDTRFDDDPFFTTLLQSGGGGCNSAPTQHGNVVVQAIPNDGEQRHPSKKVQRGASFTVEEDNLLVSVWLNISIDAIRGTDQKSSQLWERITSFYHEYKKSNIANRSEGFLMNRWSTIQKWTNKFCAFLAQVESLHPSGATEQDKIEKAKMLYKEMVGSNFTMEHCWCLLRHQPKWQQHISTVGKKRRLPEKVFGEVAVDIADDDVEILTERPPGKKAEKEKEKKRKSMEGNNGEIKIALAKMTEDRATSMQERRNSVLKGEIEKSLVFDLKKRKFEAKMMLLDLSGMNAMQQQYFGSIQLKIFEEWRSHSGGTSTSPSTAYGDV, from the exons ATGGACACACGTTTTGATGATGACCCCTTCTTCACTACACTATTGCAAAGTGGAGGAGGAGGTTGTAATAGCGCCCCAACGCAACATGGTAATGTTGTTGTCCAAGCAATCCCTAACGACGGTGAACAAAGGCATCCATctaaaaaagttcaaagaggtGCATCGTTCACTGTTGAAGAGGATAACCTCCTCGTTTCAGTTTGGCTCAACATTAGCATTGATGCGATAAGGGGTACTGATCAAAAGTCTAGTCAATTGTGGGAAAGAATTACCTCATTTTaccatgaatataaaaaatccaACATTGCCAACCGTTCTGAGGGTTTTTTGATGAATCGATGGTCTACGATTCAAAAATggacaaataaattttgtgcattTCTAGCACAAGTAGAGTCATTGCACCCGAGTGGTGCAAcggagcaagacaag ATTGAGAAGGCAAAGATGTTGTACAAAGAGATGGTAGGCTCCAATTTCACAATGGAGCACTGTTGGTGTCTTCTaagacaccaaccaaaatggcaacAGCACATCTCCACCGTTGGTAAAAAGAGAAGGTTACCAGAAAAAGTGTTTGGTGAAGTTGCTGTGGACATAGCCGACGATGACGTGGAGATTCTAACTGAGAGACCTCCAGGCAAAAAAGctgagaaagaaaaggagaagaagcgGAAGTCGATGGAAGGCAACAATGGTGAGATCAAGATTGCTTTAGCTAAAATGACCGAGGATAGAGCGACATCCATGCAAGAGCGTAGAAATTCTGTGTTGAAGGgagaaatagaaaaatcttTGGTATTTGACCTAAAGAagaggaagtttgaggcaaagATGATGCTGCTAGATCTAAGTGGCATGAATGCCATGCAGCAGCAGTATTTCGGCAGTATTCAACTCAAGATTTTTGAGGAATGGAGATCCCATTCCGGAGGTACATCTACATCTCCTTCAACTGCTTATGGAGATGTCTAA
- the LOC109007021 gene encoding pentatricopeptide repeat-containing protein At5g13770, chloroplastic, producing the protein MTISTCSDWSVACINSCRNSHRFNLIPTCKTLPFFSVTRPRFLNFDVYSSGCSSPTLEEPSNSLPIIELNLEFPDSERCQKPDCGNLNDILRGLFADPQTQELAYEYYEKVKQRPEFRPERSTLKHVIRYLLSSSKWGLILQVCEDFRNYQVFPDSATCSKLIRICIRARKFKIVETLLEDCKANGEVSVSAFVSAMSGYNKLHMYRSTIVAFRRMESSGVLPDLKCYCPIMEAYAKTGDSERVVELFRELQSTQLDFYSSPFCGQIYGILCKSLSESGRAFEALEYFQEMTKKGIILKDSSVYSSLICSFARMREVKVAEQLSEEAKSKRMLRDPEAYLKLVLMYVEEGQMEKTLEIVKAMKDSKLRIPDCIFCAIVNGYSKKRGFQAAVKVYEELISQGCEAGQVTYSSIINAYSQLELYSKAEMAFSEMENRGLDKSVVAYSCIIVMYGRMGRVRDAMRALAKMKERGCEPNVWIYNSLMEIHGKAKNLRQVEKLWKEMKRRKVCADKISYTIIISAYGKAREFETCVRYYKEFRSNGGVIDRVMAGIMVGVFSKSNRIGDLLMLLQDMRSHGTEFDGRLYSSALAALRDAGLQVQAQWLQDCFASKMNLNG; encoded by the coding sequence ATGACCATTTCCACTTGTTCAGACTGGTCTGTAGCTTGCATTAACTCTTGCAGGAATTCCCACAGATTTAATTTGATCCCAACCTGCAAAACCCTTCCTTTTTTCTCTGTAACACGCCCAAGATTCCTAAACTTCGATGTTTACTCCTCGGGTTGCTCATCTCCAACATTAGAAGAGCCCTCCAATAGCTTGCCCATCATCGAGTTGAACCTCGAGTTTCCAGATTCCGAACGATGCCAAAAACCCGATTGTGgtaatttaaatgatattttacgTGGGTTGTTTGCAGATCCTCAAACCCAAGAACTCGCGTACGAATActatgaaaaagttaaacaaaGGCCGGAATTTAGGCCTGAGAGATCGACGTTGAAGCATGTAATCAGGTATTTGTTAAGTTCAAGTAAATGGGGTCTGATTTTACAAGTTTGTGAAGATTTTAGGAATTATCAGGTGTTTCCGGATAGCGCCACCTGTTCTAAATTGATTAGGATTTGCATTAGAGctagaaaattcaaaattgtcGAGACTTTGCTTGAAGATTGTAAAGCTAATGGTGAAGTCAGTGTCTCGGCCTTTGTTTCTGCAATGAGTGGCTATAACAAGCTTCATATGTATCGGAGCACAATTGTAGCATTCAGGCGAATGGAATCTTCTGGCGTTCTTCCGGATTTGAAATGTTATTGCCCTATCATGGAAGCTTATGCGAAAACCGGTGATTCTGAGAGAGTGGTTGAATTGTTTCGCGAACTTCAAAGTACGCAACTTGATTTCTATTCATCACCATTCTGCGGTCAGATTTATGGAATTCTCTGCAAGTCTCTAAGCGAATCAGGAAGAGCTTTTGAAGCTCTCGAATACTTCCAAGAAATGACAAAGAAAGGGATCATCTTGAAGGATTCTTCGGTTTACTCTTCTCTGATATGTTCGTTTGCGAGAATGAGAGAAGTAAAGGTGGCCGAACAACTTTCGGAGGaagcaaaaagcaaaagaatGTTGAGAGATCCTGAGGCGTACTTAAAACTCGTGTTGATGTATGTGGAAGAAGGGCAAATGGAGAAGACTCTGGAAATTGTTAAGGCGATGAAAGACTCGAAACTTAGAATTCCCGACTGCATATTCTGTGCAATTGTTAATGGCTACTCCAAGAAAAGAGGATTTCAGGCGGCAGTTAAGGTTTATGAGGAGCTTATCTCGCAGGGATGTGAGGCAGGACAAGTTACCTATTCATCAATAATAAATGCCTACAGTCAACTTGAGCTATATTCAAAAGCAGAAATGGCATTTTCCGAGATGGAAAATAGGGGTTTAGATAAATCTGTGGTAGCTTATTCCTGCATTATTGTAATGTATGGGAGGATGGGAAGAGTTAGAGATGCAATGAGGGCCTTGGCCAAGATGAAAGAAAGAGGGTGTGAACCCAATGTATGGATTTACAACTCTCTGATGGAAATACATGGGAAGGCCAAGAATTTGAGGCAGGTTGAGAAGCTTTGGAAGGAAATGAAACGAAGAAAGGTTTGTGCAGATAAGATAAGTTACACTATAATTATCAGTGCTTATGGTAAGGCTAGGGAGTTTGAGACATGTGTGAGATATTACAAAGAGTTCAGGAGCAATGGAGGAGTCATTGATAGGGTGATGGCTGGAATCATGGTTGGAGTTTTTTCAAAGAGTAATCGGATTGGTGATTTGTTGATGCTTTTGCAGGATATGAGATCTCATGGAACAGAGTTCGATGGCAGGCTTTATAGTTCAGCTTTGGCTGCATTAAGGGATGCTGGTTTGCAAGTGCAAGCCCAATGGTTGCAGGATTGCTTTGCCTCCAAAATGAACCTAAATGGTTGA
- the LOC109006962 gene encoding putative pentatricopeptide repeat-containing protein At2g02150, whose translation MNIIEGVISVHFIFLATMRLYLRGLFHVGRRASCRVSPLSPNTLNSINPFFNTITVSSSHVSFLDCPLIWFTSFLYIIRYPFVSKSNPNSICDDISKESICNIIQIIQQEQWEDNRIIGLFDSALAPIWMSRVLVELKGDPKLALRFFKWTGSRIGFCHTTESYCILIHILFYARMYFDTHRIIRELVLLKWVLPGCHVFDVLWSTRGVCVPGFGVFDALFSVVTELGMLEEASECFLRMEKYRVLPKARSCNELLHRLSKSGKRELSRKFFEDMVGAGISPSVFTYNIMIDYMCKGGDLGAARRLFEKMKQTGLMPDVVTYNSLIDGYGKFGFLDESASIFEEMKDAGCEPDVITYNALINSFCKFERMPHAFEFLHEMKINGVVPNVVTYSTLIDAFCKEGMMQEAIKFFVYMRRVGLLPNEFTYTSLIDASCKLGNLNDALKLANEMLQAGVNLNIVTYTALVDGLCEGGRIKEAEEVFQAMLKAGVIPSQKTYTALVHGYIKACKIESAMDMLTEMKEKSIIPDIVLYGTIIWCLCSQNKLEESKLLIREMSACGVSANHFIYTTLMDAYFKAGKTAEALNLLQELQDLNIEVSVVTYCALINGLCKMGLVEEAIKHFNSMDDIGMQPNVAVYTALIDGLCKNNSIEAAKKLFDEMLDKGVIPDRSSYTALIDGNLKHGNLQEALNLRDIMIDLGMEFDLPAYTSLIWGFSRCGEVQRAKELFDEMIQRGLLPDEILCICLLRKYYELGKVDEAIELQNEMVKKRLITCSDDLAVPTLQT comes from the coding sequence ATGAATATAATTGAGGGTGTTATTAGTGTTCACTTCATTTTCTTAGCAACAATGCGACTTTACCTGCGCGGTCTCTTCCACGTTGGTCGTAGAGCCTCTTGCCGTGTAAGCCCTCTCTCTCCGAACACCCTGAACTCCATTAACCCATTTTTCAATACTATCACTGTTTCTTCATCGCATGTTTCTTTCCTTGATTGCCCTTTGATTTGGTTCACCAGCTTCCTTTACATAATCAGATACCCTTTTGTCAGCAAATCAAACCCCAACAGTATTTGCGATGATATTAGTAAAGaatcaatttgtaatattattcaaattattcaACAAGAGCAGTGGGAGGACAATAGGATTATCGGTTTGTTTGACTCGGCGCTGGCGCCCATATGGATGTCTAGGGTTTTGGTGGAATTGAAAGGGGATCCAAAGTTAGCTTTGCGGTTCTTCAAATGGACAGGAAGCCGAATCGGGTTTTGCCACACCACGGAGTCATATTGTATCTTGATTCATATATTGTTTTACGCGAGAATGTACTTCGACACTCATAGGATTATTAGAGAGTTAGTTTTGTTGAAGTGGGTTTTGCCAGGTTGCCATGTGTTTGACGTATTGTGGTCGACAAGGGGTGTTTGTGTTCCAGGGTTTGGTGTGTTTGATGCTTTATTTAGTGTTGTAACTGAGCTAGGAATGCTGGAGGAAGCGAGCGAGTGTTTTTTGAGGATGGAGAAGTACAGGGTTTTGCCAAAAGCTCGGTCTTGTAATGAACTTTTGCATAGGCTTTCAAAGTCAGGGAAGAGGGAATTGTCGAGGAAGTTTTTTGAAGATATGGTTGGGGCTGGAATTAGCCCTTCGGTTTTCacttataatataatgatagacTATATGTGCAAAGGAGGAGATTTGGGAGCCGCTAGAAGGTTGTtcgaaaaaatgaaacaaactgGCCTTATGCCCGATGTTGTCACATATAATTCTCTTATTGATGGATATGGAAAGTTTGGGTTCTTGGATGAATCGGCTAGTatatttgaagaaatgaaggatgCAGGTTGTGAACCTGATGTAATAACGTATAATGCTTTAATTAATTCTTTCTGTAAATTTGAAAGAATGCCTCATGCTTTTGAGTTTCTCCATGAGATGAAGATCAATGGGGTGGTACCGAATGTTGTAACTTATAGCACTTTAATCGACGCATTTTGTAAGGAAGGGATGATGCAAGAGgcaattaaattttttgtttacatGAGACGTGTTGGTCTTCTGCCGAATGAATTTACTTACACTTCTCTGATTGATGCAAGTTGTAAATTAGGCAATCTAAATGATGCTTTGAAGCTGGCTAATGAGATGCTGCAGGCAGGAGTTAACTTGAATATTGTCACCTACACAGCTCTAGTGGATGGTCTTTGTGAAGGTGGGAGGATAAAGGAAGCAGAAGAAGTTTTTCAGGCAATGCTGAAAGCTGGAGTAATTCCTAGCCAGAAAACTTATACTGCCCTTGTTCATGGGTATATTAAGGCTTGTAAAATCGAGAGTGCTATGGATATGTTGACAGAAATGAAGGAGAAGAGCATCATACCCGATATAGTGCTGTATGGGACCATCATTTGGTGCCTGTGCAGCCAAAATAAGCTTGAAGAATCTAAGCTTTTAATCAGGGAAATGAGTGCTTGTGGTGTAAGtgcaaatcattttatatacaCAACCCTTATGGATGCTTATTTCAAGGCAGGAAAAACTGCAGAGGCTCTCAATCTGCTACAGGAGTTACAGGACCTGAATATTGAGGTCAGTGTTGTTACTTATTGTGCACTAATTAATGGTTTGTGCAAAATGGGATTGGTTGAAGAGGCAATCAAGCATTTTAATAGCATGGACGACATTGGTATGCAACCTAATGTTGCAGTTTATACAGCGTTAATTGATGgtctttgtaaaaataatagtattgaAGCAGCCAAGAAGCTGTTTGATGAAATGCTGGACAAGGGTGTGATTCCTGATAGAAGTTCTTACACTGCTTTAATTGATGGGAACTTAAAGCATGGGAATCTTCAGGAAGCTTTGAATTTGCGAGACATAATGATTGATTTGGGTATGGAGTTTGATCTGCCGGCATATACTTCTTTGATTTGGGGTTTTTCTCGGTGTGGCGAGGTGCAACGAGCAAAAGAGCTGTTTGATGAGATGATTCAGAGGGGTCTCCTTCCTGATGAGATTCTGTGTATATGTCTATTGAGGAAGTATTATGAGCTGGGAAAAGTGGATGAAGCCATTGAATTGCAAAATGAGATGGTCAAAAAGCGTCTAATTACTTGCAGTGATGATCTCGCAGTTCCTACTTTACAAACTTGA